GAAAAGCATACTGAGGCCTCGGAATATTTAAATGTCAGCTACCGTCATCTTTTATATGTATTAAATCGGTTTTGCCAACAAAATTATTTAAGAAAAGAAGGCCGAACATATTATATACAAGATCGAAATACATTAGAAAAGCTTGCTGATGAACTAAAAATATAAAAAAACAGCATTAACATATAAACGTTAATGCTGTTTTTTCGAGTGACGAGTATAATTTTAATTAAAATTTACTTGCTACTTTAGCTGCTTCTTCAAGACCTGCAGCGATGATTTCTTCTGCTTTATCTGGGAATTGGTTATGCCCTTCAATAACTACTGTTTCCATGTTTGTTGCGCCGAAGAAGCCCATCATACTTGCTACATATTTAACAGCCATTTCTACCTCAGCTGCTGGCCCTTCTGAATATACGCCGCCTCGTGCATTTAATAATGCAATCTTCTTATCTCCGATTAGGCCAACTGGACCCTCTGGCGTATATTTGAACGTTTTACCAGCACGGTTTAAATAATCAATATATGTGTGCAATACTGCTGGAATCGTTAAGTTCCATAATGGGAAGCCGAAAACAACTTTATCAGCTTCTAGGAATTGATTTAAATACTTATCAGCAACTGCTACTGCTTTTGCTTCTTCTTCTGTTAAATCAAATCCTTTACCTACCTTGAATGTACCATTGATCATGTCTACGCCTACGTATGGTAATTCTTCTTTATATAAATCAAGTTCTACTACTGTATCATTTGGGTTTGCTTCTTTATAGTTTGCTAAAAATGCCTCATATAATTTTACACTAACTGCTTGTTCCGCTGGACGGTTATTTGCTTTAACGAATAAAACTGTTGCCATTATTTATTCCTCCTAGTACTCACTCTTATGTTGTTATATGCTTTCAAAAAAGGTA
This DNA window, taken from Bacillus cereus ATCC 14579, encodes the following:
- a CDS encoding FMN-dependent NADH-azoreductase, which codes for MATVLFVKANNRPAEQAVSVKLYEAFLANYKEANPNDTVVELDLYKEELPYVGVDMINGTFKVGKGFDLTEEEAKAVAVADKYLNQFLEADKVVFGFPLWNLTIPAVLHTYIDYLNRAGKTFKYTPEGPVGLIGDKKIALLNARGGVYSEGPAAEVEMAVKYVASMMGFFGATNMETVVIEGHNQFPDKAEEIIAAGLEEAAKVASKF